In Flammeovirgaceae bacterium 311, one DNA window encodes the following:
- a CDS encoding family 2 glycosyl transferase (COG0463 Glycosyltransferases involved in cell wall biogenesis), giving the protein MKLSIIIPTCNEEDYLQKTLNAASNHASGKHGIEILVIDCGSTDGTTDIIRQKSVVVVTNPMLAGKKWASLRMGARLAQGDVFLFLDADTLLPPDYDVAIANVLQNERIIGGAFEFSFVEKSPLLSLVTYINRIRYRFRKRFYGDQGIFVRRTAYVISGGWPERQLMEAAYFCKKLQEHGKLALIQPAVRTSARRFIQGGVLKVFFKDIRIWWEDLIGKDVERYGEQYWQHNQKKSGKLSRKNQPSQEEKRAYHRH; this is encoded by the coding sequence ATGAAGCTCAGCATTATTATTCCAACATGTAACGAAGAGGATTACCTGCAGAAAACGTTGAATGCTGCATCTAATCATGCTTCAGGAAAACATGGAATTGAAATTCTGGTGATCGATTGTGGATCAACAGACGGCACCACTGATATCATCAGGCAAAAGTCTGTTGTAGTGGTCACCAACCCAATGCTGGCCGGAAAAAAATGGGCTTCTTTACGCATGGGCGCCCGCCTTGCCCAGGGAGACGTTTTTCTTTTTTTAGATGCTGACACACTATTACCGCCCGACTATGATGTTGCTATTGCCAATGTGTTGCAAAATGAACGCATCATAGGGGGTGCTTTTGAATTTTCGTTTGTAGAAAAGTCACCTCTTTTAAGCCTGGTTACTTATATAAACAGAATTCGCTATCGTTTCAGAAAGCGGTTCTATGGTGATCAGGGCATTTTTGTTCGCAGAACTGCCTATGTTATCAGCGGGGGCTGGCCGGAGCGCCAGCTGATGGAGGCAGCCTATTTTTGTAAAAAGCTACAGGAGCATGGCAAACTGGCTTTGATACAGCCGGCGGTGCGCACCTCTGCCCGCAGATTTATTCAGGGAGGAGTACTAAAAGTATTTTTTAAGGATATCCGCATCTGGTGGGAAGATCTTATCGGGAAAGATGTGGAGAGATATGGTGAACAGTACTGGCAGCACAACCAAAAAAAGTCCGGTAAACTTAGCAGAAAAAACCAGCCCTCCCAGGAAGAAAAGCGAGCTTATCACCGGCATTGA
- a CDS encoding hybrid sensor (COG3292 Predicted periplasmic ligand-binding sensor domain), whose product MLQALDTAKALSQFTLDKWQMEDGLPSNAIMAQLKARNGYFWLATYDGLSRFDGYRFKNYNQRTHPQIPTNSFFDLLEDKAGNLWIATNGGGVLKMTGETFTVIPANEYAPNQSVTSLAEDKEGQIWVGTRGGLGLIKNGEFVSFPELDRLRNQQIFCLYFDTKGSLWIGTVGDGLWELQNGLLRHYSNMQGLSNNSVRSLYEDNKGRLWIGTEEGINLMQYGRIREIPVFGNSFAAFINDIHQDTYGTYWFATSDGLLRYVKGEFELLQTDPDGGANELQQLYSDGEGSLWIGTYYKGLLRLRDGKFSNYSRAEGLPNEVVNIVWPEKDAVWVGTNGGLAFIRQGVEHVYLMDDHSAANRIRDVFRDSRGVLWVGTNDGIFKLKGQKFERAFRKGSGLSSDKIRRIVEDNKGRLWIGTRNGLFVRNPDKPEEVAVVDELSGVFILSLFPDSKGNIWVATNGKGLYCYKGGLFRQYSAEDGLSSNVLFGIWEDREGNIWVGSNDGLHIYNNNKWHSINEKQGLFVNTIFQIIEDSQDQLWLTTNRGVFMAKRKELLSLLDGKNSQLKAFKQFTASDGMRSSEITAVSLSTASSNGRLWFATLNGVSAIDPKRISTNRHRPVVKIEKVAGDKYEYPLNEQVRFAAGTKQYEIQYTGFSYYAPKATSFYYLLEGFDKEWQEAGNRRVAYYTNLPAGNYTFKVRATNEDGIWSREEASQGFVQEAYLYENAWFRAIIIALVLLAIVLLYAWRTRQLRLENLKLERLVNERTDDITNQKEAIEYQKEELSKLNQLKDKLLSVLSHDLRQPFSSISGLLALLRERQIDQHEFQEFSKELNQQVKWQVHMLDNVLLWTRNQLKGLEVMPVSLNLYQLAEEILMLYRTQASSKNITIENNILHDTTIVADADILHLILRNLVGNAVKFTQLNGMISISASFMSGYYRIEVTDNGIGIEREKLEKLFDSFQHIPERGTSNEKGSGLGLTLCREFIEACGGRIWAESKAGIGSNFIIILPEKGSIITRTGQNKQHAVIY is encoded by the coding sequence ATGCTGCAGGCGCTCGATACGGCCAAAGCATTAAGCCAGTTTACACTGGATAAGTGGCAAATGGAGGATGGGCTGCCAAGTAACGCAATCATGGCCCAGTTAAAGGCAAGGAACGGATATTTCTGGCTGGCCACATATGATGGCTTATCCCGTTTCGATGGCTACAGGTTTAAAAATTACAATCAGCGTACCCACCCTCAGATACCCACCAATAGTTTTTTTGATTTACTGGAGGATAAAGCAGGTAATCTTTGGATTGCCACCAATGGTGGGGGTGTATTGAAGATGACTGGCGAAACCTTTACTGTTATACCGGCAAATGAGTATGCACCAAACCAATCTGTTACTTCCTTAGCCGAAGACAAAGAGGGCCAGATCTGGGTGGGAACCCGCGGTGGACTGGGCCTGATAAAAAATGGGGAATTTGTTTCCTTTCCAGAACTGGATAGACTGCGCAACCAGCAGATCTTCTGCCTTTATTTTGATACCAAGGGAAGTTTGTGGATAGGAACCGTGGGTGATGGGCTTTGGGAACTGCAAAATGGTTTGCTGCGCCACTATTCTAACATGCAGGGTTTATCCAACAATTCTGTCAGGTCTTTGTACGAAGATAATAAAGGCCGTTTATGGATAGGTACCGAAGAGGGAATCAACCTGATGCAATATGGCCGTATTCGTGAGATTCCGGTATTCGGAAATAGCTTTGCAGCTTTTATCAACGATATACACCAGGATACCTATGGTACCTACTGGTTTGCCACCAGCGATGGACTTCTGCGGTATGTTAAAGGAGAATTTGAGTTACTGCAGACCGATCCGGATGGTGGTGCAAATGAGCTGCAGCAATTGTATTCTGATGGGGAAGGAAGCTTATGGATAGGCACCTACTATAAAGGACTGCTGCGCCTTCGCGATGGAAAATTCAGCAATTACTCACGTGCAGAAGGCTTGCCCAATGAAGTGGTAAATATAGTATGGCCCGAGAAGGATGCAGTATGGGTAGGCACCAATGGTGGCTTAGCTTTTATCAGGCAGGGCGTTGAACACGTGTACCTGATGGACGATCATTCTGCTGCTAACCGTATTAGAGACGTATTCAGAGATTCCCGTGGAGTGCTGTGGGTGGGGACTAACGATGGTATCTTTAAGCTGAAGGGGCAAAAATTTGAGCGAGCATTCAGAAAAGGCTCTGGCTTATCATCCGATAAAATCCGCAGAATTGTAGAAGATAACAAAGGCCGGCTGTGGATTGGAACCCGTAATGGATTATTTGTGAGAAATCCTGATAAGCCGGAAGAGGTTGCTGTGGTTGATGAGCTTTCAGGTGTTTTTATACTTTCTCTTTTCCCTGATTCTAAAGGTAATATCTGGGTTGCAACCAACGGAAAGGGATTATATTGCTATAAAGGCGGGTTATTCAGGCAATACAGTGCTGAAGACGGTCTCTCCAGTAATGTTTTATTTGGTATCTGGGAGGATAGAGAAGGTAACATATGGGTAGGCAGCAACGATGGTCTGCACATTTACAATAACAATAAATGGCACAGCATCAATGAAAAGCAAGGGCTTTTTGTTAATACTATTTTTCAGATAATAGAAGATAGCCAGGATCAGCTGTGGCTTACCACTAACAGGGGTGTGTTTATGGCGAAGAGAAAAGAGCTGCTATCGTTACTTGATGGAAAAAATTCACAGCTTAAAGCCTTTAAGCAATTTACGGCCTCAGATGGAATGCGCAGCAGTGAAATAACGGCTGTTTCTTTGAGCACTGCCTCATCAAATGGTCGGCTTTGGTTTGCAACACTTAATGGTGTAAGCGCCATCGACCCGAAACGCATCAGTACCAACAGGCACCGACCAGTAGTGAAAATAGAAAAAGTTGCAGGTGATAAATATGAATATCCATTGAATGAACAGGTACGGTTTGCTGCAGGTACCAAGCAATACGAAATTCAATATACCGGATTTAGTTATTATGCTCCTAAAGCAACAAGTTTCTACTACCTGCTGGAGGGTTTTGACAAAGAATGGCAGGAAGCTGGCAACAGGAGAGTAGCCTATTATACAAACTTACCAGCTGGTAACTATACATTTAAGGTCAGGGCAACAAATGAAGATGGTATCTGGAGCAGGGAAGAAGCCTCGCAGGGGTTTGTTCAAGAAGCCTATCTATACGAAAATGCTTGGTTCAGGGCAATCATTATTGCCTTGGTTTTACTTGCCATAGTGCTGTTGTACGCTTGGCGCACACGCCAATTGCGGCTGGAAAATCTTAAACTGGAACGGCTGGTAAATGAGCGTACAGATGATATTACCAACCAGAAAGAAGCCATAGAATATCAGAAAGAGGAGCTTAGCAAGCTCAATCAGTTAAAGGATAAACTGCTTTCGGTATTATCGCATGATCTCAGGCAGCCCTTCAGCTCTATATCTGGTTTGCTTGCCCTTTTGCGCGAAAGACAGATTGACCAGCATGAGTTTCAGGAGTTTTCAAAAGAACTGAATCAGCAGGTAAAATGGCAGGTACATATGCTTGATAATGTGCTGCTCTGGACGCGCAACCAGCTGAAGGGGCTGGAAGTTATGCCGGTCTCGCTGAACCTTTATCAGTTGGCAGAGGAAATCCTGATGCTTTACCGCACACAGGCCAGCTCTAAAAATATTACGATTGAAAATAACATACTGCATGATACTACAATTGTGGCAGATGCTGACATTCTGCATTTGATACTGCGTAACCTGGTCGGAAATGCAGTAAAATTTACCCAACTCAACGGAATGATCAGTATCAGTGCCAGTTTTATGAGTGGATACTACCGAATAGAAGTAACTGACAACGGTATTGGCATTGAAAGAGAAAAGCTGGAAAAACTTTTTGATTCGTTCCAGCACATACCGGAAAGAGGTACTTCTAATGAAAAAGGTTCCGGCCTTGGCCTCACGCTCTGCCGTGAATTTATAGAAGCCTGCGGAGGTAGAATATGGGCAGAAAGCAAGGCGGGAATAGGTAGCAATTTTATAATTATACTACCGGAAAAAGGAAGTATAATTACCAGAACAGGCCAAAATAAACAGCATGCAGTTATATATTAA
- a CDS encoding N-formylglutamate amidohydrolase (COG3931 Predicted N-formylglutamate amidohydrolase) translates to MSARWVITCEHGGNDIPGAFAPMFYDAEAQRALDSHRGWDPGALELYHLLAPMADFSHAATVSRLLVELNRSLHHPELFSKFTGGLSDKEKALVLEKYYTPYRKKVESAIKQFIEEGHKVYHLSIHSFTPVLAGKVRNADIGLLYDPARQLEKDLCNYWKSIFQKLIPEVRLRFNYPYKGTDDGFTTYLRTQFTVHYAGIEFELNQEWANDQQANDIIYRSVKELKQLNI, encoded by the coding sequence ATGAGTGCACGGTGGGTTATTACCTGCGAGCATGGAGGCAACGATATACCCGGCGCATTTGCTCCTATGTTTTATGATGCAGAGGCACAACGTGCCCTTGACTCTCATCGAGGGTGGGATCCAGGTGCCCTGGAGCTGTATCATCTCTTAGCGCCAATGGCAGACTTTTCTCATGCTGCCACAGTAAGCAGGCTGCTTGTAGAACTGAACCGTTCCCTGCATCATCCTGAACTGTTTTCGAAATTTACCGGGGGCTTATCTGACAAGGAAAAGGCACTGGTGCTGGAGAAGTACTATACTCCCTACCGCAAAAAAGTAGAGTCTGCCATCAAGCAGTTCATCGAAGAGGGGCATAAGGTGTACCACCTGAGTATCCATAGCTTTACACCTGTATTAGCGGGCAAAGTGCGCAATGCCGACATTGGCCTGCTCTATGATCCTGCAAGACAGCTTGAGAAAGATTTGTGTAACTACTGGAAAAGCATTTTTCAAAAATTAATTCCCGAGGTTCGGCTACGATTTAACTATCCTTATAAGGGTACTGATGATGGTTTTACTACATATCTGCGCACTCAGTTTACTGTTCACTACGCAGGCATAGAATTTGAACTCAACCAGGAATGGGCAAACGATCAGCAGGCCAATGATATCATTTACAGATCTGTAAAAGAATTAAAACAACTTAATATATAA
- a CDS encoding GCS2 glutamate--cysteine ligase (COG2170 Uncharacterized conserved protein) yields MAYSLFEVYGVEMEYMIVDQTTLSVKAVADELLRKMAGQYVGDYENGTIDWSNELVNHVLEIKTHKPAASLSGLEKHFHANVLEINKQLESLGAMLLPTGAHPLMDPFTETRLWEHESKDIYNLYNRIFDCRGHGWSNLQSTHINLPFAGDDEFKQLHAAIRLLLPIIPALSASTPLLDGKSTGYLDTRLETYRHNQKKIPVIAGKVIPEPVFSKQAYYDQIFYPISKAIAPYDTEGVLDKHFLNSRGAIARFDRGAIEIRIIDIQECPLADIAILSIIKECLMALVNQEWAGLEEQTGWSEDSLASIFLAVIKNGENTIIDNKQYLQLFGLQEASLSAGELWQHLLEKVTDRIDAPYKAVINTILQRGTLSTRILASLNHDYRPEAIREVYRQLSHSLVTNQQFI; encoded by the coding sequence ATGGCTTACTCTCTGTTTGAAGTTTATGGTGTGGAAATGGAATACATGATTGTAGACCAAACCACCCTTTCTGTAAAAGCAGTGGCAGATGAACTGCTAAGGAAAATGGCGGGCCAGTATGTGGGGGATTATGAAAATGGGACCATCGACTGGTCTAATGAGCTGGTAAACCATGTTCTGGAAATAAAAACACACAAGCCAGCTGCCAGCTTAAGCGGGCTTGAAAAGCATTTCCATGCCAATGTGCTGGAGATCAACAAACAACTGGAAAGCCTGGGAGCCATGTTACTGCCTACGGGCGCGCACCCCCTCATGGATCCTTTTACCGAAACCCGCTTATGGGAGCACGAGTCAAAAGACATCTACAACCTTTACAACCGTATATTCGACTGCAGAGGCCATGGCTGGTCTAACCTGCAGAGCACCCATATTAACCTGCCTTTTGCCGGCGATGATGAATTTAAACAGCTGCATGCAGCAATCAGGCTGCTGCTGCCCATTATACCTGCCCTAAGTGCCAGCACCCCCCTGCTGGATGGTAAAAGCACCGGCTACCTTGATACCAGGCTGGAGACCTATCGCCATAATCAAAAGAAAATCCCTGTGATTGCGGGTAAGGTTATCCCTGAACCTGTATTTTCCAAACAGGCGTATTATGATCAAATTTTCTACCCCATCAGCAAAGCCATTGCACCATACGATACCGAAGGCGTTTTAGACAAGCACTTTCTAAATTCACGTGGTGCTATTGCCCGCTTCGATCGTGGTGCCATCGAAATCAGAATCATAGACATACAGGAGTGCCCCCTGGCAGATATAGCCATTCTCTCTATCATCAAAGAATGCCTAATGGCCCTGGTTAACCAGGAATGGGCTGGTTTAGAGGAGCAAACAGGCTGGAGTGAGGATAGTTTAGCTTCGATATTTCTGGCGGTGATCAAAAACGGGGAGAATACCATAATTGATAACAAGCAATACCTGCAGCTCTTTGGCCTTCAGGAGGCATCGCTCTCTGCCGGAGAACTCTGGCAACACCTGCTGGAAAAAGTGACCGACAGAATAGATGCTCCTTACAAAGCTGTAATTAATACGATTTTGCAGCGGGGCACTTTAAGCACGCGTATTCTGGCTTCACTGAATCATGATTACAGGCCTGAAGCCATTCGTGAGGTGTACAGGCAGTTAAGTCATAGTCTGGTAACTAACCAACAGTTTATATGA
- a CDS encoding putative ribosomal protein S6 modification protein (COG0189 Glutathione synthase/Ribosomal protein S6 modification enzyme (glutaminyl transferase)) — protein MKKIIVTNTPNLFQMDLNEIQVLTPKAYLTQAELNKLQNTRVFNLCNDYRYQSKGYYVSLLAEARGHKPIPSVKSIQDLKAPALVRIVSEELDDIIQKTLKNLKSEEFTLSIYFGHNVAKQYEKLCRELHRQFQAPFLRARFTYNKKWLLQSIKPISLSEIPEEHLPYVQEFAKNYFSKKRYESVRNTRYLYDLAILHNPAEQSPPSDKRALQKFVEAAEKNGFYAELITKEDYDRLAEFDALFIRETTTVNHHTYRFASRAQTEGLVVIDDPNSILKCTNKVYLAELMELNKVPTPKTMVVHSENKKEVGKKLGFPCVLKLPDSSFSQGVTKAKDEKELSQQLNNMLNQSELVIAQEFLPTDFDWRIGVLDEQVLYTCKYFMAKGHWQIYNWDNKKETTGRYETLDPTNVPQQVIDVALKATKLIGNGLYGVDIKESGGKIYVIEINDNPSLDSGVEDKVLKDELYDRIMKSFKKRIEKLLA, from the coding sequence ATGAAGAAAATAATCGTTACTAATACTCCTAATCTCTTTCAGATGGATCTGAATGAGATACAAGTACTTACTCCTAAAGCATACCTCACACAGGCAGAGCTCAACAAGTTACAAAATACCAGGGTCTTTAATCTTTGTAACGATTATCGTTACCAGTCTAAAGGATACTATGTATCGCTGCTTGCTGAAGCCCGGGGACACAAACCCATACCCAGCGTAAAGAGTATCCAGGACCTGAAAGCGCCTGCGCTTGTAAGGATTGTTTCTGAAGAGCTGGATGATATTATACAGAAGACCCTCAAGAACCTGAAGTCCGAGGAATTTACACTGAGTATCTATTTTGGCCACAACGTAGCCAAGCAATACGAAAAGCTGTGCCGTGAGCTGCACCGCCAGTTTCAGGCACCCTTTCTCAGGGCCCGCTTTACCTATAATAAAAAGTGGTTGCTGCAAAGTATAAAGCCTATTTCGCTCTCGGAGATTCCGGAGGAACACCTGCCTTATGTGCAGGAGTTCGCCAAAAACTACTTCAGTAAAAAACGGTATGAGAGTGTGCGCAATACCCGCTACCTCTACGATCTTGCTATTTTGCACAACCCTGCGGAACAATCTCCTCCATCAGATAAAAGAGCACTCCAGAAGTTTGTAGAAGCTGCAGAAAAGAATGGCTTTTATGCTGAACTGATCACCAAGGAAGACTATGACCGGCTGGCGGAATTCGATGCTCTTTTCATCAGGGAAACCACTACGGTAAACCACCACACCTATCGCTTTGCCAGCCGTGCACAGACAGAAGGGCTTGTTGTGATCGACGACCCCAACTCCATTTTGAAGTGTACCAATAAGGTTTATCTGGCCGAGCTGATGGAGCTTAATAAGGTGCCGACACCCAAAACAATGGTGGTGCATAGCGAGAACAAAAAAGAGGTAGGCAAAAAGCTTGGGTTTCCCTGCGTATTAAAGCTGCCAGACTCCTCTTTCTCACAGGGAGTAACCAAGGCAAAAGACGAAAAAGAGCTAAGCCAGCAGTTAAACAATATGCTCAATCAGTCAGAGCTGGTTATTGCACAGGAGTTTTTACCAACCGATTTCGACTGGCGTATAGGCGTACTGGATGAGCAGGTATTGTATACCTGTAAATATTTTATGGCTAAGGGGCACTGGCAGATCTATAACTGGGATAATAAAAAAGAGACAACCGGCAGGTACGAAACCCTTGATCCTACTAACGTACCCCAGCAGGTAATAGACGTTGCTTTGAAGGCTACCAAGCTAATTGGTAACGGCCTGTATGGGGTAGACATCAAAGAATCTGGTGGAAAGATTTACGTGATAGAAATAAACGATAACCCCAGTCTTGATTCTGGAGTGGAAGATAAGGTCTTAAAAGATGAGCTCTACGACCGTATCATGAAATCATTTAAGAAAAGAATAGAAAAGTTGCTTGCTTGA
- a CDS encoding NAD(P)H azoreductase (COG0702 Predicted nucleoside-diphosphate-sugar epimerases) translates to MATADILVIGATGTIGRHLLEELQKHKAGFRALVRNTEKARLLEQNGYKVAMGDLSDLASLKRAMYGINKVFLVSAPSEQQVALQQNAVEAAKATGVKHIVKVSALGSYPDSPLQIGRMHAETEDYIRNSGISWTFLHPHSMMQNWLAHVNQVRTLGVLYSFTKEGRYAPIDARDIAEVSAKILTEEGHRGKTYILTGPEAVSMKDVAVALELALDRDIKLVAVDPETSYEALLHAGVPDWLAKDLSHLNLIYAQSMGSDITTDVEAITGHRPITVKQFAKDHARVFR, encoded by the coding sequence ATGGCTACCGCTGATATACTGGTCATTGGTGCTACCGGCACAATTGGAAGGCATCTGCTTGAAGAATTGCAGAAGCATAAGGCTGGCTTCCGTGCGTTGGTACGGAATACTGAAAAAGCCCGTTTACTGGAACAAAATGGCTATAAAGTTGCTATGGGCGATCTGAGTGATCTTGCATCTCTTAAACGGGCCATGTATGGTATCAACAAAGTCTTTCTGGTAAGTGCACCCTCTGAGCAGCAGGTTGCCCTGCAGCAGAATGCCGTCGAAGCAGCCAAAGCTACAGGTGTAAAGCACATTGTAAAAGTATCGGCACTGGGTAGCTATCCCGACTCACCTTTGCAAATAGGCCGTATGCATGCCGAAACTGAAGATTATATTCGCAACAGCGGCATTTCCTGGACTTTTCTGCATCCGCACAGCATGATGCAAAACTGGCTGGCACATGTAAATCAGGTACGTACCTTGGGTGTATTATATTCTTTTACCAAAGAGGGGCGCTATGCACCGATCGATGCACGGGATATAGCAGAAGTGTCAGCTAAAATTCTGACAGAAGAGGGGCATAGGGGCAAAACTTATATATTAACTGGTCCGGAAGCGGTAAGCATGAAAGATGTGGCAGTTGCCCTGGAACTGGCGCTTGATCGTGATATAAAACTGGTAGCAGTGGATCCTGAAACAAGCTATGAAGCACTGCTGCATGCAGGTGTACCAGACTGGCTGGCTAAAGACCTCTCACACCTAAACCTGATCTACGCCCAGAGCATGGGAAGTGATATCACCACCGATGTAGAAGCTATTACCGGTCACAGACCCATTACCGTCAAGCAGTTTGCCAAAGATCATGCCCGGGTATTTCGTTAA
- a CDS encoding chaperonin Cpn10 (COG0234 Co-chaperonin GroES (HSP10)), translating into MKSQTMLTPDNKLKKIIIIGDRVLIRPKKENERTDSGLYLPPGVQEKEVVRTGWVMKTGPGYAIPFPADTEDEPWKESDEKVSYIPLQARVGDLAIYLQKGSYEVLISGEKYYIVPQANILMLEREEDLFE; encoded by the coding sequence ATGAAGTCGCAAACCATGCTGACGCCAGACAACAAGCTCAAAAAGATTATAATTATTGGAGACAGGGTATTGATTCGTCCCAAGAAGGAGAATGAACGTACTGACAGCGGTTTGTACCTACCTCCTGGTGTACAGGAAAAAGAAGTGGTACGCACAGGCTGGGTGATGAAAACCGGACCCGGGTATGCTATTCCTTTTCCGGCAGATACAGAGGATGAGCCCTGGAAAGAATCTGATGAAAAGGTAAGCTACATTCCACTTCAGGCACGGGTGGGTGATCTGGCAATTTACCTGCAAAAAGGCAGCTATGAGGTACTCATCAGTGGAGAAAAATACTATATAGTTCCGCAGGCAAATATTCTGATGCTCGAAAGAGAGGAAGATTTGTTTGAATAA
- a CDS encoding von Willebrand factor A (COG3825 Uncharacterized protein conserved in bacteria), with the protein MFIQFLITLKEAGLPVGTRELLHLQEALQHGVVQHSTEDFYYLCRSLFVKREQHLDKFDRSFSAAFGALTSLDFDPLAAIPEEWLMKNQILPGAPDEAASDYQKEMLQELQERFHELLNDQKERHEGGNKWIGTGGKSSFGAWGYHQQGYRLGQTEGRQGKAVKVWDQREFKALDDNQQLDTRQFQLALRSLRLLSREGSPLIFDVEETVRQTCHNAGLLREVYRPERSNGTRLLLLLDVGGSMDEYIYLCEQLFSAAKHEFQHLEYFYFHNCLYEKIWKDPKRRRYDYISTETLFNTYSSAYRVIVIGDASMSPYELLYKGGSVEHVNEEPGALWLQRLREHFKHTVWLNPVQEREWKSTETIALVHKLFEGQMHPLTLRGLEAAVGALKKK; encoded by the coding sequence ATGTTCATTCAGTTTCTGATTACCCTTAAAGAGGCCGGACTGCCTGTGGGCACCCGTGAACTGCTGCACCTTCAGGAAGCACTGCAGCATGGAGTGGTGCAGCATAGTACAGAAGATTTTTACTACCTGTGCCGCAGCCTTTTTGTAAAGCGGGAGCAGCACCTCGATAAGTTTGACCGGAGCTTTTCTGCAGCTTTTGGAGCATTAACCAGTCTGGATTTCGATCCACTGGCTGCCATACCTGAAGAGTGGCTAATGAAAAACCAGATATTGCCGGGTGCACCCGATGAGGCCGCTTCTGATTACCAAAAGGAGATGTTGCAGGAGCTTCAAGAGCGCTTTCACGAACTACTCAATGACCAGAAAGAAAGACATGAAGGGGGCAACAAGTGGATTGGAACCGGTGGCAAATCTTCTTTTGGTGCCTGGGGCTATCACCAGCAGGGTTACCGGCTGGGCCAGACCGAAGGCAGGCAAGGCAAAGCTGTTAAAGTGTGGGACCAGCGTGAGTTTAAAGCTCTTGATGATAACCAGCAGCTGGATACCAGGCAGTTTCAGCTGGCACTGCGCAGCCTTCGCCTCTTAAGCCGTGAAGGCAGCCCCCTTATTTTTGATGTAGAAGAAACCGTGCGCCAGACCTGCCATAATGCAGGGCTGCTCAGGGAGGTTTACCGTCCGGAACGAAGCAATGGCACCAGGCTGCTGCTCCTGCTGGATGTTGGCGGCTCAATGGACGAATACATTTACCTCTGCGAACAGCTTTTTTCAGCTGCAAAACACGAATTTCAGCACCTGGAATACTTCTATTTCCATAACTGCCTGTATGAAAAGATATGGAAGGACCCGAAACGCCGCCGTTACGATTACATTAGTACCGAAACCCTTTTCAATACGTACTCCTCTGCCTATCGGGTTATTGTGATAGGCGATGCCAGTATGTCGCCATACGAGCTCCTGTACAAGGGAGGAAGCGTGGAACATGTTAATGAAGAACCTGGTGCCCTCTGGCTACAGCGGCTTAGAGAGCATTTTAAGCACACTGTCTGGCTGAATCCCGTACAGGAAAGGGAGTGGAAATCTACAGAAACCATCGCCCTTGTCCATAAACTGTTTGAAGGCCAGATGCACCCGCTTACCCTAAGAGGATTGGAAGCTGCTGTAGGGGCATTGAAAAAAAAATAA